The Pseudonocardia broussonetiae DNA segment AGCTGGCTCAACCCGAAGGTGCGCACGTCATGACCACCACATCGATCCCCGCACCGGTGACGGGCCGGGAGGTGCCGGCCGCACCCGTCTCGCCGCGCCGGCGCACCGTGCGGCTGCTGCTGCGCCGGCCCTCGACCGTCGTGGCGCTCGGGTTCGTGCTGCTCCTGGCGGCGCTGGCCGCGCTGGCGCCGTGGGTCTCGCCCTACGACCCCTTCGCCCAGGACCTCGAGAACGCGTTCGCGCCCTGGTCGGCCGAGCACCTGCTGGGCACCGACGACCTGGGCCGCGACGTCGCCTCCCGGCTGCTGCACGCGATCCGGCTCGCCCTGCTCTCCCCGCTGATCTCGGTCGGGGTGGCGCTCGTCCTCGGCGTCCCGGCGGGCCTGTGGGCCGGGCTGTCCCGCGGCTCCGTCGACGCCGTGCTGAGCCGGATCGCCGACGCCCTGCTCAGCCTGCCGGGCCTCGCGTTCGCGCTGGCGATCATCGCGGTCGTGGGCCCGGGCCTGACCAACGTGATGGTCGCGCTGGGCGTGGTGTTCGCGCCGACGCTGTTCCGGGTCATCCGGGGCGCGGCGATGGCCGTCGCGCAGGAGCCGTTCATCGACGCCGCGCGGTCCATCGGCTGCTCGACCTCCCGCATCCTGCGGGTGCACGTGCTGCCGAACGTCGCCGCCCCGCTGCTGGTGCAGGCCACGATCCTGATGGGGCTCGCGCTCCTGTCCGAGGCGGGCCTGAGCTTCCTCGGGCTGGGCGTCCAGCCGCCGGAGTCGAGCTGGGGCTCCATGCTGCGGACCGCCTACGAGAACCAGTTCGAGGCGCCCCTGGCGGTGCTCCCGCCCGGCATCGCCGTCGTCCTGACCGTGCTCGCGTTCAACACCATCGGCGACGCCATCCGCGACGCCATGTCGGCCCGGGGGCAGCGATGACCGGCACGGGGACAGGGACGACCGGCACCGCGCACGCCACCACCGGGGCGCCCGGCACGAACGGGCACCACCCAGCCGGGACGCGCGGGCTCAGCGCGCGGGGCCTGGTCAAGACCTACCCCCTGGCCCGCAACGTGTTCGGCCGCCCGACCAGCCGGGTCCGGGCCGTCGACGGGGTCGACCTCGAGGTGACCGCGGGCATGACGGTCGGGGTGGTGGGCGAGTCCGGCTCGGGCAAGTCCACCCTCGGCCGCCTGGCCTCGCTGCTGGACCGGCCGGACTCCGGGACCGTCGTGCTCGACGGCCGCGACACGGCCCGCCTGCGCGGGCGGGAGCTGTCGGAGGTGCGCCGCAGCCTGCAGGTCGTGTTCCAGGACCCGTTCGGGTCCCTCGACCCGACCAAGACGATCGCCCACGCGGTCGCCGAGCCCCTGCTCGTGCACGGCAGGGTCCGGCGCTGGGGCACCACGGCGGCCGCGGAGGAGCTGCTCGCGCGCGTCGGGCTCGACGCCGGGCTCGCCCGCCGGTACCCCGAACAGCTCTCCGGCGGCCAGCGCCAGCGGGTCTGCATCGCCAGGGCGCTCGCGCTCGACCCGTGGCTGCTGGTCGCGGACGAGCCGACCTCGGCGCTGGACCTCTCGACCCGGTCGGAGATCCTCAACCTGCTCCTCACGCTGCAGCAGGAGACCGGCCTGTCCGTCCTGCTGGTCTCGCACGACTTCGCGACCGTCCAGCACCTGGCCCACCGGGTCGCGGTGATGTACCTGGGGCGCATCGTCGAGGAGGGGCCCACCCTCGACGTGGTGCGGGAGCCGCTGCACCCGTACACGAAGGCGCTGCTGTCCGCGGTGCCCGTGCCCGACCCGCAGGTCCAGCGCGGCCGCCGGCGCATCCTGCTGCACGGCGACGCGCCGAACCCGGCGGACCCGCCGTCGGGGTGCCGGTTCCGCACCCGCTGCGCCTACGCCATGCCGTCCTGCGCGGAGGTCGACCCGCAGCTGGAGACGGTCGGCACCGGGCACCGGGTGGCCTGCCTGCTGCACAGCGAACCCGGCACGCCGGCCGGGGCCCCGTCCCCGCGAACGGAGGGCTGACCGGTGCGCGACGCGCAGGACGAGGGCGTGGCCGAGGGACTGGCCGTGCGCCGGGAGGTGTTCGGGACCGAGCTGGTCGACCAGAACTACACGCGCGCCTCGGCGTTCGGCCGCCCGGCCCAGGACTGGATCGCCGGAGCGGTCTGGGCGGACGTGTGGACGCGCGACGGCCTGGACCGGCGGACCCGCAGCCTCGTGACGCTGGCGATGCTCACCGCCCTCAACCGCCCCACCGAGTTCGAGTCGCACGTCCGCGCGGCGGTGACCAACGGCTGCACCGTCGCCGACATCCAGGAGCTGCTCCTGCACACCGCGCCCTACTGCGGCGCCCCCGCGGCGCTGCAGGCGTTCCGGCAGGCCGAGCGGGTGCTGTCGGAGCGGGCGCTGACCGAACCGGACCGGGGCGCGCCCGGATCCGCCACGAGCTGAACGGAGGACCACATCGTGCGCAACCGGCGCAGGGTGCCCCGACGGACGATCAGGGTGGGGATCATCGGAGCCGGTTTCGGCGGCATCGCCGCCGCGATCAAGCTCCGGCAGCGGACCTCGGCCACGTTCACGATCTTCGAGCAGTCCGGGGACGTGGGTGGCACCTGGTACGACAACCGCTACCCCGGCTGCGAGGTCGACATCCCCTCGCACGCCTACAGCTTCTCCTTCCACCACCACGACTGGACGCGGACCCACGCGCGCCAGCCCGAGCTGCTCGCCTACGCCAACGAGGTCGTCGACACCTACGGGCTCCGCCCGCACATCCGGCTGGGCACCAGGGTCACCGAGGTCCTCTGGGACGAGAACGAGCTGCACCACGAGGTCCGCACCGCCGACGGCGAGAGCCACGTGTTCGACGTCGTGATCTCCGCGCTCGGACTGCTGAGCGTGCCCAACGACCCGGACTGGCCCGGGCTCGAGGACTTCGCCGGTCCCGCCTTCCACACCTCGCGGTGGCGCGAGGACGTCGACCTGCGGGACAAGCGGGTGGCCGTGGTCGGCACGGGCTCGACCGCCGCGCAGATCGTGCCCGGCATCGCCGACGCCGTCCGGTCCCTGGTGGTGTTCCAGCGCGAGCCCGGCTGGGTCGAGCCCAAGCAGGAGCGGGCCTTCACCGCCCGCGAGCGGTGGGTCTACCGGCACGTGCCGGGCGCGCAGCGGCTGCACCGCGCGGTGCTGTTCGGGCGCTCCCTCGCCCGCGTCAAGGCCTACGACGCCACGAGCCGGATGCAGGACACGATGCGCAGCCGCTGCCTCGACTACATCCGGCGGACCGTGCACGATCCCGCCACCCGCGAGGCCGTGACGCCGGACTACCCGTGGGGGTGCAAGCGCCCGGTGCTGGCCTCGACGTTCTACGAGGCCCTGAACCTCCCGCACGTCGACCTGGTCCCGCACCCCGTGACGTCGGCGACCGGGACGGGCCTGGTCGACGCGCGGGGCGTGCACCACGACGTCGACGTCCTCGTCCTGAGCACCGGGTTCCAGCCGACCCGGTTCCTGGCGGGGCTCGACGTCCGGGGCATCGACAAGCGCAGCATCCACGACGCCTGGAAGGAGCGGGCGTCGGCGTTCCTCGGCGTCACGGTGGCCGGTTTCCCGAACTTCTTCGTCCTCTACGGGCCCAACACCAACGGCGGGTTCTCGATCATCGCCCAGCTCGAGCGGCAGGCCGAGGTCGCCGCCCGGGCCGTGCGCCGGCTC contains these protein-coding regions:
- a CDS encoding ABC transporter permease; the protein is MTTTSIPAPVTGREVPAAPVSPRRRTVRLLLRRPSTVVALGFVLLLAALAALAPWVSPYDPFAQDLENAFAPWSAEHLLGTDDLGRDVASRLLHAIRLALLSPLISVGVALVLGVPAGLWAGLSRGSVDAVLSRIADALLSLPGLAFALAIIAVVGPGLTNVMVALGVVFAPTLFRVIRGAAMAVAQEPFIDAARSIGCSTSRILRVHVLPNVAAPLLVQATILMGLALLSEAGLSFLGLGVQPPESSWGSMLRTAYENQFEAPLAVLPPGIAVVLTVLAFNTIGDAIRDAMSARGQR
- a CDS encoding ABC transporter ATP-binding protein translates to MTGTGTGTTGTAHATTGAPGTNGHHPAGTRGLSARGLVKTYPLARNVFGRPTSRVRAVDGVDLEVTAGMTVGVVGESGSGKSTLGRLASLLDRPDSGTVVLDGRDTARLRGRELSEVRRSLQVVFQDPFGSLDPTKTIAHAVAEPLLVHGRVRRWGTTAAAEELLARVGLDAGLARRYPEQLSGGQRQRVCIARALALDPWLLVADEPTSALDLSTRSEILNLLLTLQQETGLSVLLVSHDFATVQHLAHRVAVMYLGRIVEEGPTLDVVREPLHPYTKALLSAVPVPDPQVQRGRRRILLHGDAPNPADPPSGCRFRTRCAYAMPSCAEVDPQLETVGTGHRVACLLHSEPGTPAGAPSPRTEG
- a CDS encoding carboxymuconolactone decarboxylase family protein, translated to MRDAQDEGVAEGLAVRREVFGTELVDQNYTRASAFGRPAQDWIAGAVWADVWTRDGLDRRTRSLVTLAMLTALNRPTEFESHVRAAVTNGCTVADIQELLLHTAPYCGAPAALQAFRQAERVLSERALTEPDRGAPGSATS
- a CDS encoding flavin-containing monooxygenase — its product is MGIIGAGFGGIAAAIKLRQRTSATFTIFEQSGDVGGTWYDNRYPGCEVDIPSHAYSFSFHHHDWTRTHARQPELLAYANEVVDTYGLRPHIRLGTRVTEVLWDENELHHEVRTADGESHVFDVVISALGLLSVPNDPDWPGLEDFAGPAFHTSRWREDVDLRDKRVAVVGTGSTAAQIVPGIADAVRSLVVFQREPGWVEPKQERAFTARERWVYRHVPGAQRLHRAVLFGRSLARVKAYDATSRMQDTMRSRCLDYIRRTVHDPATREAVTPDYPWGCKRPVLASTFYEALNLPHVDLVPHPVTSATGTGLVDARGVHHDVDVLVLSTGFQPTRFLAGLDVRGIDKRSIHDAWKERASAFLGVTVAGFPNFFVLYGPNTNGGFSIIAQLERQAEVAARAVRRLELGTDYVDTDERAQRRYVAWIDDQIARKASAMESGCRNYYHSPGGANVTQWPGSHLKYLVVTRLLDRWGIRSFAVPR